AACTGGCGGCGCAGACGCCGCCAGATCTCGGCCAGGCCCTGGGGTTCGAATAGCAGGAACCCGATGATCAGCGCGCCGAACACGATGACGCGCACCGGCGACAGCAGCGCCACCGCATCCGGCAGCCAGGGCGACAGCCAGTTGACTGCCATCTTCAGCGCCTCCGGCACCAGGGTCATGAAGACCGCCCCCAGGATACCGCCCAGGATCGAGCCCATCCCGCCGACGATGATCGCTGCCAGGAAGAAGATCGACATGACCAGCGGGAAGCTTTCGGGCGTCACCACGCGGAAAAAGTAGGCCCACAGCCCTCCGGCGACGCCGGCGTAAAAGCTGGAGAGTGCGAAGCTGAGAAGCTTGAAGCGCAGCAGCCGGATGCCGAGCACCTCGGCCGAGATGTCGCGGTCGCGGATGGCGATGAAGGCGCGGCCGATACGGGTGCGGAAGAGGTTGGCGGCCCCGGTCACCATCAGCACCGTGATCGGTACGATCAGCCAGTAGAGGTGGCGCGGTTCGTCCAGAGTCAGCCCGAGAATCGTCGCCGGCGGCATGGTCAGACCCGAGACGCCTCCGGTCACGCTGGTCCAGTTGGCGAAGATGAAGTGAAAGATCACCGAGGCCGCGATGGTGGCGATCGCCAGATAGAGGCCCTTCACGCGCAGGCTGGGTATGCCGACCAGCATCCCGGCGGCACCGGCCATCAGGCCGCCGGCCGCGAGATTGAGCAGCACCGGCGTCCCGAGATTGATCTCCAGCCAGGCGACGGTATAGGCGCCGACGCCCATGAAGGCGGCCTGGCCCAGGCTGACCAGCCCGGTATAGCCGGTCAGGATGTTCAGCCCCGTCGCCGACGCCACGTTGATCGCCACCAGGCAGGCCATGAAGAGCCAGTAGGGCGTGGCGACGAAGGGAAAGATCGCCAGCAGTGCGAAGAAGGCCAGCAGCCAGCGCCACTGGACGGCCGTGTCGAACAGCGCCTCGTCGGCGGCATAGCTTTCCTTTGCGGCTCCGATGCGCATGCTTAGAGCCTTTCGATCTCGTGGGTGCCGAACAGGCCGTAGGGCCGCAGCATCAGCACCACGACCAGCAGCGAGAAGGTGGCGAGCAACTTGTACTCGCCGCCCAGATAGGCGCCCGCGAGGGCCTCCAGCAGACCGATCAACAGACCGGCGACCAACGCGCCGAACACGCTGTCGAGGCCGCCGACGATGACCACGACCAGCACCGACAGGCCGAATACGCCCATCGTCGGGGCGATGCCGCCGATGGCGCCGACCAGCATGCCCGCCGCCGCCGCGATCACGCAGGCCACCACCCAGGCCAAGGAGAAGACTCGAGGTACGTTGATGCCCATCGAGTAGG
This genomic window from Algihabitans albus contains:
- a CDS encoding branched-chain amino acid ABC transporter permease, with the translated sequence MRIGAAKESYAADEALFDTAVQWRWLLAFFALLAIFPFVATPYWLFMACLVAINVASATGLNILTGYTGLVSLGQAAFMGVGAYTVAWLEINLGTPVLLNLAAGGLMAGAAGMLVGIPSLRVKGLYLAIATIAASVIFHFIFANWTSVTGGVSGLTMPPATILGLTLDEPRHLYWLIVPITVLMVTGAANLFRTRIGRAFIAIRDRDISAEVLGIRLLRFKLLSFALSSFYAGVAGGLWAYFFRVVTPESFPLVMSIFFLAAIIVGGMGSILGGILGAVFMTLVPEALKMAVNWLSPWLPDAVALLSPVRVIVFGALIIGFLLFEPQGLAEIWRRLRRQFHLWPFRT